The following are from one region of the Anguilla rostrata isolate EN2019 chromosome 7, ASM1855537v3, whole genome shotgun sequence genome:
- the LOC135258538 gene encoding olfactory receptor 1496-like, which produces MENVSAVTSFILTAYAELEDHRYLYFICFLLLYIVILLVNLVLIVVICTEKSLHEPMHLFICSLSVNGVCGSTVLFPSVLSHLLSHNYEISLPFCLLQIYCMITCALVEFTILAVMSYDRYVAICHPLHYHLLMSPRKVSAAIVLSWVVPCVYCAFYLLSTAQLSFCERHIEKMYCMYFELVKLSCFDTTILRFLGPALMIVCPSSQIVMILFSYVRILRVCLSASKESQAKALQTCTPHLLSVINFSVGCLFEIIQGRFNMSHVPHQARIYLSLQTSMVPLLLNPVIYGISIQAIKVQIFKLLFFQKKK; this is translated from the coding sequence ATGGAAAATGTATCAGCTGTGACATCCTTCATTTTGACAGCATACGCTGAACTGGAAGATCACAGATATTTATACTTCATATGTTTCCTTCTTTTGTACATTGTGATATTATTGGTCAATTTAGTTCTTATTGTAGTCATATGCACTGAGAAAAGTCTTCATGAACCTATGCATTTGTTTATATGTAGCTTATCAGTTAATGGAGTGTGTGGTAGTACAGTTTTATTTCCATCTGTGCTTAGTCATTTGCTATCTCATAATTACGAAATATCTCTGCCCTTCTGTCTACTacagatatactgtatgatCACATGTGCTTTAGTTGAATTTACTATTTTAGCAGTGATGAGCTATGACCGGTATGTTGCTATCTGTCACCCATTACACTATCACCTCCTCATGTCCCCTAGAAAGGTTTCTGCAGCCATTGTATTATCCTGGGTTGTTCCTTGTGTttactgtgcattttatttattatcaactGCCCAACTGTCATTCTGTGAAAGGCATatagaaaaaatgtattgtatgtattttgaattAGTTAAACTGTCTTGCTTTGATACAACAATTTTGCGATTTTTAGGACCAGCATTAATGATTGTTTGTCCTAGTTCTCAGATCGTCATGATATTATTTTCCTATGTACGTATACTCAgagtctgcctgtctgcttctAAGGAATCTCAAGCCAAAGCTCTTCAAACATGCACTCCACATTTACTGTCTGTGATTAATTTTTCTGTGGGATGCTTATTTGAGATCATCCAGGGTCGTTTCAACATGAGTCATGTACCTCATCAAGCTCGCATATACCTATCCCTACAGACAAGCATGGTTCCCCTATTGTTAAATCCTGTCATTTATGGAATTAGCATTCAAGCCATTAAAGTTCAGATTttcaaattgcttttttttcaaaaaaagaagtga